The Phaeodactylum tricornutum CCAP 1055/1 chromosome 2, whole genome shotgun sequence DNA window GGCAGATACCAACCTTCACAAAACCGATGCAAGCATTCTACCACTGTCCTAGTACTTCGAATATAGTCCAAACAGATTGCACATCGGAACTCAGCATTTAGAGCCTTCAAAGACCGCTGAATTCGGCCAGTCAACAGAGGACGAGGCCTTCGATGCAGCTCAAACAGTGTGAGTTCATCCAAGCGATCCGGCTCCTGATAATCAGAGTTTGGATGAAAGTATCCTTCCTCATCGTCACTCGAGTCGGAGGATGCCGTATGCTTCGACCCGGGGTTTTGCTTCTTGAAGAAAGATCCTCCTTCCAATTCCGTCGTCGCAACAGAGTCGTGATCGTGACTACTATCTTCGTCACCGtattcgtcttcgtcctcggaGGAAAACGAGTTCGCATCCTCCGTGGGAGTCCAAAGTCCTTTTACATGGTCCCAATCCATATTAAAGGGGGTGCGACCCTGGGGACGAATATAGTggccatcgtcgttttggcGTGGAGGTTTGTTCGGAACGATACAGCCGCTCTCGGTGAAGCGGCCCGTGAGCGAACGACGGCGTCTCGAACCGCTCTCTACGCGTGCCGCCGTGTCGTGACTTCGCTCGTCTTCATCCTCGGACGATTGCATCTTGTATCGGTCAAACTCACTATGATTCTACACCGGTACTTTGTCTCGAAAACAGCAGTGTTTGAACCGTGAATATTCAGAGTCGCAGTGAAGTAACAAAGTAACGTATCTACCGTTGAtgtcgttgactgtgaaatagGGGTGGGGCACGGTATGGGGGAACCTAAAGCGATGCGCTTCCAGTGATATCAGTTCACGAGCGGGACTGATTTTTTGTAGGAACCTTACCATACAGTTACAGCTAATTGTCAGCCAGAAGAGACGGAGACGATACAGTATTGGCAAACCGCTACGTTTCATAGGCCAACCAACGCCAAAAGGAGGAACGGAACGCTCACGCAATTTGATCCAGTAGTGGCGGCATCTCAAGAGTCAGCCCGCTTGTCTTGGCTGTCAAAGTCTATCCTTTTACTGGCGTGCCATTTCTCTCACCATGACTTCTGAAGCAGCATCCACTGATCCCATAGCCTTTAATGTAGCCGAGGATACAAAGGTGAGTAATCCCAAGCACGATGCGTTCGAACAAATGGGTTCTGGTCCTCCTCGGCACTCACCATAGTGAGCGCTCCCTGTCCGACAACATTGGTAAATATGATGTGACCCCAAGCCTACTGAGTCTCCCCCGCCCAAGAAGCGTTCGCCATCCGATTTTCTCAAGTCGGTGTTGGGTCGCCCCGTGCAGGTGAAGTTGAATTCGGGCATTGAATATCGGGGGATTTTGGCTTGTCTCGATGGCTATTTGAATATTGCCATGGAGCAGACGGAGGAATACGTCGACGGACAGCTGCAAGCAAAGTATGGGGACTGCTTTATCCGGGGAAATAATGGTAAGGTGAAGCAGTGTGTGATCGATTTCTACAGAATCGCTAATCTCATACTTTGTGTTTTGCCTCTATTGGCACACAGTACTTTTCATTTCCACCCAAAAAAGATGATCGAGGCACTGAGATGACAGTAGAAAGTAAACGAAAACTACAACACCTTTACACTCCTTTTCGCTTGTACAAAGAAATCTTTATTTTGCCACACTAACTGTAATCGATCTGAAACATTCAGTCGAGTAACTTTTCCGGATCTACGCTAGTACCACGAACCATCGCGAGATCTTCTTTCACCATTTCCTTGACCAAATCGGGGAAAGGCGTAGACGAAGTCCATCCAAGCTTTTCCTTCGCTTTGGTGGGATCTCCCAACAAGAGCTCAACTTCCGTAGGACGGAAGTATCGTGGATCGATCTTGACAAGGATGTGATCTTCGTTATCCGCATCGACGCCGATTTCATCAATAGTACCGAACTCACCCTTCCATTTGACGGTAATATCGACTGCGGCAAAAGCGAGCTCCACGAATTCACGCACGGTGTGCGTTTCTCCCGTCGCCAAGACATAATCGTCCGAAGTCTCTTGTTGGAGCATCATCCACATGCCTTCGACGTAATCACGTGCGTGGCCCCAATCGCGCTTGGCGTCAAGGTTTCCTAGATAAAGAGTCTTCTGTTGCTTTTCTTTAATAGCAGCCACCGCGCATGTAATCTTGCGGGTCACAAAGGTACGACCACGTCGAGGAGACTCGTGATTGAACAAAATCCCGTTTGTCAAGTGCATGCCGTAGGCCTCACGGTAATTGACGAGAATCCAAAAGGCGTACTGCTTGGCAACAGCATAAGGGGAACGGGGATAAAAAGGAGTGGTTTCGGATTGCGGAACTTCTTGAACCTTGCCGTAGAGTTCACTGGTGGAAGCTTGGTAAAACTTGACTGACTGTTCCAAGCCCGCCGCACGTACAGCGTCCAACATGCGCAGAACACCGAGTCCGTCGCAGTCAGCCGTATATTCGGGCATGTCGAAGGAGACCTTGACGTGGCTCATGGCACCCAGATTGTAGATTTCATCGGGCTTGACGGACGAAATGATCGTGATCAAATTGCTGGCGTCGCACAGATCGCCGTAGTGCAAGAAGAGCTTTACTTGCGTGTCGTGACGATCACGGTAAAGATGATCAATACGACCCGTGTTGAAGCAAGAAGACCGACGGACAATACCGTGTACCTGACATCGACGACACGCCGGGTTAGAAAAATGAATCAGCAGGACAAGAATGAATTACGGATTTTATGAATAACCTACCGTGTAGCCCTTGTCCAGCAATAGTTCCGCAAGGTAAGACCCATCCTGTCCCGTAATACCGGTAACGAGTGCAACACGTCCTTCGCATTCCGACATCTTTCTATTGATGAGTGCTTTTATTTCGACTTGGGATCCAGAAGAATAGGAAACACGCTGTCGAAAGGTCTGATCGACGCGGAATTCCCGTAAAGATTTTGTAAGACGAACGATACCAAGGATTTACCAAAATCGCGAATTTGGACTCTCGCGAATGCGGTGCGTCGTGGCGCGGCGGGCCTACCAAcggtttttttttttcggcTTGTCAGGTCATAGACTCATTCCCGGGGTCGCGCTACGACTGAAGCGTGACATGATCGGCCATtgaatttcaaaatgatATATATATAGGCGTTCACGAACGCGAGTCTAGAGCGTTCATGTATCTCTTATATGAGCTCTCCGACTGGAACAATATGAAAGAGTTTTGAGAAGGGCAAACGGCAACCTCTGCACAAGAACTATCGCAATGCAGCAAGGACTTCAAAACATTGTCGTTTACAATTATgttagaaaaaccctacgacaagcatatgggggttcaatatccctATTGTGGGGACAAGTTTATAAAAAGTTTTGTTTGtgtcttt harbors:
- a CDS encoding sex comb extra (Similar to dRING motif-containing drosophila Sce polycomb protein involved in transcriptional repression maintenance) translates to MQSSEDEDERSHDTAARVESGSRRRRSLTGRFTESGCIVPNKPPRQNDDGHYIRPQGRTPFNMDWDHVKGLWTPTEDANSFSSEDEDEYGDEDSSHDHDSVATTELEGGSFFKKQNPGSKHTASSDSSDDEEGYFHPNSDYQEPDRLDELTLFELHRRPRPLLTGRIQRSLKALNAEFRCAICLDYIRSTRTVVECLHRFCEGWYLPDTVLKDHCVWAGMSAPYAVPSKRSLAADPDFDRIVNSILGDHVFAEDQDGEEEEDSKPAAVEKSTLQQAIHRKRSERALQTDDSREEQKDEAPRQITKSCSHSIVGLELIRARGETRVDSLELPFLRLSGEATIALLHEFLKQKLEKVDEIFEIVSTRGQVILQEEWSLETVSKTRSLHKRPDRDYLKLYFRLKAKRIRRSEED
- the GMD1 gene encoding gdp-mannose 4,6-dehydratase (In nucleotide sugar metabolism, generates an intermediate in the formation of GDP-fucose. Catalyzes the reaction: GDP-mannose = GDP-4-dehydro-6-deoxy-D-mannose + H2O.), producing MSECEGRVALVTGITGQDGSYLAELLLDKGYTVHGIVRRSSCFNTGRIDHLYRDRHDTQVKLFLHYGDLCDASNLITIISSVKPDEIYNLGAMSHVKVSFDMPEYTADCDGLGVLRMLDAVRAAGLEQSVKFYQASTSELYGKVQEVPQSETTPFYPRSPYAVAKQYAFWILVNYREAYGMHLTNGILFNHESPRRGRTFVTRKITCAVAAIKEKQQKTLYLGNLDAKRDWGHARDYVEGMWMMLQQETSDDYVLATGETHTVREFVELAFAAVDITVKWKGEFGTIDEIGVDADNEDHILVKIDPRYFRPTEVELLLGDPTKAKEKLGWTSSTPFPDLVKEMVKEDLAMVRGTSVDPEKLLD
- a CDS encoding predicted protein; translated protein: KKRSPSDFLKSVLGRPVQVKLNSGIEYRGILACLDGYLNIAMEQTEEYVDGQLQAKYGDCFIRGNN